GTTTATAACGCGTGAGGCTTCAGGAGACTGCGGATCGGGCAGGCCAGTCAAGGCGTCCCGAACCGTGCGCCATCGTGCAAAGACCGGTAATGTGTTTTCCCGGGTGAGACGACGAAGGACTTGCGGAGGCGGCTGCGGCCGATGAGCACGTGGAACATGGTGTTCGTCCCAGTAGATGCCAGTGAGCCATTTGGCAGCCTCCAACGCGCCTCCAGAATGGGTAGCGCGAGGGAAGCTCCATGGCTCTTGAATATCCCAGCGGAAGCCGACGATTATCACCCGCTCACGGTGTTGCGGAACCCCAAAATCGGCGGCATCGACTTTCTGGAAAACAACCCGATAACGAAGTCCTTCGTCGGTTCCAGCGGTATGACGCTCTTCGAGGCGGGCGAGATGTTCCGGCCAATTCTCGTTCTCCTGTTTTGAAATTTCGGGGTATTGGAGCTGAAGTAGAATGTAACCAAAGTATTTTGCGAACGACTTGCGGAGCAAACCGCGAACGTTTTCGAAAATGAAAGCCTCGGGTTGTACTGTCCGAACCACGTTCACCGCATGTGGGAACATGTCGCGTTCGTCGCGATATCCCTGAGCCTTACCACCGATGGAAAAGGGCTGACACGGTGGGCCACCGGAAACCAATTCAACT
The nucleotide sequence above comes from Verrucomicrobiota bacterium. Encoded proteins:
- a CDS encoding DNA cytosine methyltransferase — protein: ATRQVNASNVPKSKFLSVIELFAGGGGLALGLHNAGFEPVAVVERDTDSCATLRENWQVGMGVNIRVFDTDVRQVDFRQWRGQVELVSGGPPCQPFSIGGKAQGYRDERDMFPHAVNVVRTVQPEAFIFENVRGLLRKSFAKYFGYILLQLQYPEISKQENENWPEHLARLEERHTAGTDEGLRYRVVFQKVDAADFGVPQHRERVIIVGFRWDIQEPWSFPRATHSGGALEAAKWLTGIYWDEHHVPRAHRPQPPPQVLRRLTRENTLPVFARWRTVRDALTGLPDPQSPEASRVINHRFQPGARRYAGHTGSELDNPAKTLKAGDHGVPGGENMLVRPDGTVRYFTVRESARIQTFPDWYHFPSSWTESMRQIGNAVPVTLARIIGLSVATTLAAHHRHLRRNQ